A DNA window from Mycolicibacter hiberniae contains the following coding sequences:
- a CDS encoding NAD-dependent epimerase/dehydratase family protein gives MRALVTGAAGFIGSTLVDRLRADGHEVIGLDNFATGRATNLEHLADDTGFRFVEADIVSADLGAALAQHRPEVIFHLAAQIDVRHSVADPAFDGSVNVLGTIRLAEAARAAGVRKIVHTSSGGSIYGTPPSYPTSEDVPTDPASPYAAGKVAGEIYLNTFGHLYGLQCSHIAPANVYGPRQDPHGEAGVVAIFAQALLNGTPTKVFGDGSNTRDYVFVDDVVDAFVRASGEAGDRQRFNVGTGVETSDRQLHSAVAAAVGAPDDPEFHPARLGDLRRSCLDIDRARRVLGWQPQVALADGVARTVAYFRSAT, from the coding sequence GTGCGAGCACTGGTAACCGGGGCAGCCGGGTTCATCGGATCGACGTTGGTCGACCGCCTGCGGGCGGACGGGCACGAGGTGATCGGGCTGGACAATTTCGCCACCGGTCGAGCCACCAACCTCGAGCATCTGGCCGACGACACCGGCTTCCGCTTCGTCGAGGCCGACATCGTCAGCGCGGACCTCGGTGCCGCCCTGGCCCAACACCGGCCCGAGGTGATCTTTCACCTGGCCGCCCAGATCGATGTGCGCCACTCGGTGGCCGACCCGGCCTTCGACGGCTCGGTCAACGTCCTCGGAACGATCCGCCTCGCTGAGGCGGCCCGGGCCGCTGGGGTGCGCAAGATCGTGCACACTTCCTCCGGCGGGTCGATCTACGGCACCCCGCCGAGCTATCCGACCAGCGAAGACGTCCCGACCGACCCGGCTTCGCCGTACGCCGCCGGCAAGGTGGCCGGGGAGATCTACCTCAACACCTTCGGCCACCTCTACGGGCTGCAGTGTTCCCACATCGCGCCGGCCAACGTCTACGGGCCCCGCCAGGACCCGCACGGCGAGGCGGGTGTGGTGGCGATCTTCGCTCAGGCCCTGCTGAACGGAACGCCGACCAAGGTGTTCGGGGACGGCTCCAACACCCGTGACTATGTGTTCGTCGACGACGTGGTGGACGCCTTCGTGCGGGCCTCGGGCGAGGCCGGCGACCGGCAGCGCTTCAACGTCGGCACCGGCGTGGAAACCTCGGACCGCCAACTGCATTCAGCGGTGGCAGCCGCGGTGGGCGCACCGGATGACCCGGAGTTCCACCCGGCCCGGCTGGGCGACCTGCGACGCTCCTGCCTGGACATCGATCGGGCGCGGCGGGTGCTCGGTTGGCAACCGCAGGTGGCGCTGGCCGACGGAGTGGCCCGCACGGTGGCCTATTTCCGGTCTGCGACCTGA